In Candidatus Promineifilum breve, one genomic interval encodes:
- a CDS encoding cadherin repeat domain-containing protein, producing MKTKSTVLSLGSLLAALAFILLAVSPVLALPPVINNQTLTIPENSPDGTFTDPSFIKAYDKEDKPLTYDVIGGDGETLFEVGFTTGQVTVIDGSLLDYETKKSYVLVVKVEDVEALSDSAEITINLVDESDEPPSMDDQTFNVPENTANSGTVGQLAFDDVDVNDTHTFTILSGNGTGLGAFQIDSTGKIAVKDTTQLNREATPQFVLTVKIQDEAGFSDTAQITINVTDINENPVVNDTTFTISEAAANGTVVGTVTATDPEGGALTFTRSGTTAFSINATTGQVTVADNTQLDYETHPTMTFVVTVTDPGGKTDTATITVTLDEFNDPPEIEGDGIDDVIVNEGTASKVVNLWSAFQDDEDEDAELTFLVWDVDNDALFDADPAISNANGTLFLDFAPNAAGVANITVRAFDQGGEHVDDTFEVNVNDSPVPAGYDNVTVNEDAPNALIDLYDGFTDDEQPSSALLYEVIGNSNPGLFSSVNINLPNLVLDFAADANGQANITIRATDSGGLSAQTTFNVKVNAVNDPPTTSGIADVSVGEDAPDTVIDLADAFDDKEDDPEQLVFEVEDNSNPNLFESVTVNPGLATLTLNYKPNTSGSAILTIKATDKGVPGVPNSSQSVETSFDVTVGGVNDAPTLTSFSKNTEEDVAIQFTLNDFTSKYSDEDGDPLVNIRIDTLPANGTLKLGDANVTANQVIPAAGVAGLIFVPAPNWDQGATTFEWNASDGAAFAAAPATVTINVSAKNDAPIVTNFEKFGQEGINVLFTETDFTGAFSDVDGDSLVKIKIDSLPGHGSLKLVNSPVTVNQQINKDSLKDLRYVPDQFFFGEDSFGWSGSDGAVYSSPATVKITLSPKNDPPALDLNGDGVGTGFTAKFVAGGNPVVIAGQGLDITDIDSTMMQSATIIIVNRQNGNKELLDANVAGTNITKEFSPGSGVLFLTGPDTIANFEKVLRTVDYEIAPDVANPNTDTVRNVSFRVYDGELNSNDAVSKVTVINPRIEITVTPPFQTVAKGETALFTIVVKNTGNVDLENIIVSSAAVPDCNRQFDELAAGQSLDAYACIISQVQERTDNEVVVTAQDKEVGSQVTDEDESIVRVLQDIIVDISTAPSVGDTLIKGQNAVFNVTVINPSEANLKAVEVKAFVDYDLAVEAAAPNAPIPATECDKVIGNLDAGDESTYSCTINNVQSSFQIEVRATGLIDGVIETDDFDIDEIGVLDLTLEAFSLPFTILAGQPTLVEFSLTLNNISNVPLTLSSLESNLHGNLLNAGNGAISANTCPGLNLAIPAGEVRSCSYEVTLILQPPALTNVITAVVANGGNKQMTVVDEALVSVADFSPLEVTLSADPPSLVAPGGIVNLTAQVTNNTTGDLTLDGLTDSIEGNLSGKGTCQTPRMIPGNGSYTCTYSVTVSGQQAGNIVTHVVTAIADAEEASDSVAISITSLSQTTIRLPVVSKMGVAGEPNNSVCSAMPIMPNVNNYYLADDTTDWYRVTLDSAAQLKVKLSGFMVEGQLVAYGGNCAAPGNPIGHNGDLGIVPNRELNLGLQPAGTYFIWVIANTVSASTAPYTLRVESTP from the coding sequence ATGAAGACAAAGTCCACCGTTCTCAGCCTGGGTTCCTTGCTGGCCGCCCTGGCATTTATCCTATTGGCCGTTTCCCCCGTTCTCGCCCTGCCGCCGGTCATCAACAACCAGACGCTGACCATCCCCGAGAACAGCCCGGATGGGACGTTTACCGATCCGAGTTTCATCAAGGCATATGACAAGGAAGACAAGCCGCTGACCTATGATGTCATTGGCGGCGACGGCGAAACCCTGTTCGAGGTTGGTTTCACGACCGGACAGGTGACGGTCATCGATGGCAGCCTGCTCGATTATGAAACCAAGAAGAGCTACGTCCTCGTCGTCAAGGTCGAGGACGTGGAAGCGCTGTCGGATTCGGCCGAAATCACCATCAACCTCGTCGATGAATCCGACGAGCCGCCGTCGATGGACGACCAGACCTTCAACGTGCCCGAGAACACCGCCAACAGCGGCACGGTGGGCCAACTCGCTTTCGATGACGTCGACGTCAACGACACCCACACCTTCACCATCCTGAGCGGCAACGGCACCGGCCTGGGCGCGTTCCAGATCGACTCGACCGGCAAGATCGCCGTCAAGGATACGACCCAGCTCAATCGGGAAGCCACCCCCCAGTTTGTCCTGACGGTCAAAATTCAGGACGAAGCCGGCTTCTCCGACACGGCCCAGATCACCATCAACGTGACCGACATCAACGAGAACCCGGTGGTCAACGATACGACCTTCACCATCAGCGAGGCGGCGGCCAACGGCACGGTCGTCGGCACGGTGACGGCCACCGACCCCGAAGGCGGCGCGCTGACCTTCACCCGCTCCGGCACGACGGCCTTCAGCATCAACGCCACCACCGGCCAGGTCACCGTGGCCGATAACACCCAACTCGACTACGAGACCCATCCGACGATGACCTTCGTCGTCACCGTGACCGACCCCGGTGGCAAGACCGACACGGCGACGATCACCGTCACTCTGGACGAATTCAACGACCCGCCGGAAATAGAAGGCGACGGCATCGACGACGTCATCGTCAACGAAGGCACGGCTTCCAAAGTCGTCAATTTATGGAGCGCCTTCCAGGATGACGAGGACGAAGACGCCGAGCTGACCTTTCTGGTGTGGGACGTCGACAATGACGCGCTCTTCGATGCCGATCCGGCCATTAGCAATGCTAACGGCACCCTGTTCCTGGATTTCGCCCCCAATGCTGCCGGCGTCGCCAACATCACCGTGCGCGCCTTCGATCAGGGCGGCGAGCACGTCGACGACACCTTCGAGGTCAACGTCAACGATTCCCCCGTGCCCGCCGGCTATGACAACGTTACCGTCAATGAAGACGCGCCGAACGCGCTGATCGATCTCTACGACGGCTTCACCGATGATGAGCAGCCGTCGTCGGCGTTGCTCTACGAAGTCATCGGCAACAGCAACCCCGGCCTGTTCTCGTCGGTCAATATCAATTTGCCCAATCTGGTACTCGATTTTGCCGCCGACGCCAACGGCCAGGCTAACATCACCATTCGGGCCACCGACAGCGGCGGTCTCAGCGCGCAGACAACCTTCAACGTGAAGGTCAATGCGGTCAATGACCCGCCGACGACGAGCGGCATCGCCGACGTGAGCGTGGGCGAAGACGCGCCCGATACGGTCATCGACCTGGCCGACGCCTTCGACGATAAGGAAGACGATCCTGAGCAGCTTGTTTTTGAAGTGGAAGACAACTCCAACCCCAATCTCTTCGAGTCAGTGACGGTCAATCCGGGGCTGGCGACGCTGACGCTCAACTACAAGCCCAACACGTCGGGCAGCGCCATCCTGACCATTAAGGCCACCGACAAGGGCGTGCCCGGCGTGCCCAACTCCAGCCAGTCGGTGGAGACAAGCTTCGATGTGACCGTCGGCGGCGTCAACGATGCGCCGACCCTAACCAGCTTCAGCAAGAATACAGAGGAGGACGTGGCGATCCAGTTCACCCTCAACGACTTCACGTCGAAGTACAGCGATGAGGACGGGGATCCGCTGGTCAACATCCGTATTGATACGCTGCCGGCCAACGGCACGCTCAAGCTGGGCGACGCCAACGTGACGGCCAACCAGGTCATCCCCGCGGCCGGCGTGGCCGGCCTCATCTTTGTGCCCGCTCCCAACTGGGATCAGGGCGCGACTACTTTTGAGTGGAACGCGTCCGACGGCGCGGCCTTCGCCGCCGCCCCGGCCACCGTCACCATTAACGTTAGCGCCAAAAACGACGCGCCTATCGTGACCAATTTCGAGAAGTTCGGCCAGGAGGGCATCAACGTCCTCTTCACCGAGACCGACTTCACCGGCGCTTTCTCCGACGTCGACGGCGACTCGCTGGTCAAAATCAAGATCGATTCCCTGCCCGGCCACGGTTCGCTGAAGTTGGTCAACAGTCCGGTCACCGTCAACCAGCAAATCAATAAAGATAGCCTGAAGGATCTGCGCTACGTGCCCGATCAGTTCTTCTTCGGCGAGGATAGCTTCGGTTGGTCCGGCTCCGACGGCGCGGTCTATTCGTCGCCGGCCACGGTCAAGATCACCCTCAGCCCGAAGAATGACCCGCCGGCGCTCGATCTGAACGGCGACGGCGTCGGCACCGGCTTCACCGCCAAGTTTGTCGCCGGCGGCAACCCGGTGGTCATCGCCGGGCAGGGCCTGGACATCACCGACATCGACAGCACCATGATGCAGAGCGCGACGATCATCATCGTCAATCGCCAGAACGGCAACAAGGAGCTCCTCGACGCCAACGTGGCCGGCACCAACATCACCAAGGAATTCAGCCCCGGCAGCGGTGTGCTATTCCTGACCGGCCCGGACACCATCGCCAACTTCGAGAAGGTGCTCAGGACGGTCGACTATGAGATCGCGCCCGACGTGGCTAACCCGAATACCGACACCGTGCGCAACGTGAGCTTCCGTGTCTACGACGGCGAACTGAACAGCAACGACGCCGTCTCCAAGGTTACGGTCATCAACCCGCGCATCGAGATCACGGTGACGCCCCCCTTCCAGACGGTGGCTAAGGGCGAGACGGCCCTCTTCACCATCGTCGTCAAAAATACCGGCAACGTTGATCTGGAGAACATCATCGTCAGCTCGGCCGCCGTGCCCGATTGCAACCGCCAGTTCGACGAACTGGCCGCCGGTCAATCGTTGGATGCCTATGCCTGTATCATCTCGCAGGTGCAGGAACGAACCGATAACGAAGTCGTGGTCACGGCGCAGGACAAAGAGGTGGGCAGCCAGGTGACCGACGAAGACGAGTCCATCGTGCGCGTGCTCCAGGACATCATCGTTGACATTTCCACCGCGCCCAGCGTGGGCGACACGCTGATCAAGGGGCAGAACGCCGTCTTCAATGTCACGGTGATCAACCCCAGCGAGGCCAACCTGAAGGCCGTGGAGGTGAAGGCCTTCGTCGATTACGACCTGGCGGTGGAAGCGGCTGCGCCCAACGCGCCGATCCCGGCCACCGAGTGCGATAAGGTCATCGGCAATCTCGATGCCGGCGACGAAAGCACCTATAGCTGCACCATCAACAACGTGCAGTCTTCCTTCCAGATCGAGGTCCGGGCCACGGGCTTGATCGACGGGGTCATCGAGACCGACGACTTCGACATCGACGAGATCGGCGTGCTCGACCTGACGTTGGAAGCGTTCTCTCTGCCGTTCACCATCCTGGCTGGGCAGCCGACGTTGGTCGAATTCAGCCTGACGCTGAACAACATCAGCAACGTACCGCTGACCCTGAGCAGCCTGGAGAGCAATCTGCACGGCAATCTGTTGAACGCCGGCAACGGGGCCATCAGCGCCAACACCTGCCCCGGCCTGAACCTGGCTATCCCGGCCGGCGAAGTGCGTAGTTGCTCCTATGAAGTGACGCTCATCCTGCAACCGCCGGCGCTCACCAACGTGATTACCGCCGTGGTCGCCAACGGCGGCAACAAGCAAATGACTGTGGTCGATGAGGCGCTGGTCAGCGTGGCCGACTTCTCACCGCTGGAAGTGACCCTGTCCGCCGACCCGCCCAGCCTGGTCGCGCCGGGCGGCATCGTCAACCTGACGGCTCAGGTCACCAATAACACCACGGGCGACCTGACCCTCGATGGACTCACCGACTCGATTGAGGGCAACCTGAGTGGTAAGGGCACTTGCCAGACGCCGCGGATGATCCCCGGTAACGGCAGCTACACGTGCACCTATTCGGTGACGGTCAGCGGCCAACAGGCCGGCAACATCGTCACCCACGTCGTCACGGCCATCGCCGACGCCGAAGAGGCCAGCGACTCCGTGGCTATCTCGATCACGTCGTTGTCACAGACGACGATCCGGCTGCCCGTTGTCTCGAAAATGGGCGTGGCCGGCGAACCCAATAACAGCGTCTGCTCGGCAATGCCCATCATGCCCAACGTGAACAACTACTATCTGGCCGACGATACGACCGACTGGTATCGCGTGACGCTGGACAGCGCGGCCCAGCTGAAGGTTAAGCTCAGTGGGTTCATGGTCGAGGGACAACTCGTGGCCTACGGCGGTAATTGCGCCGCCCCGGGCAACCCGATCGGCCACAATGGCGATCTCGGCATTGTCCCCAATCGTGAGCTGAACCTGGGACTCCAGCCGGCCGGCACCTACTTCATCTGGGTCATCGCCAACACGGTCAGCGCTTCGACCGCACCCTACACGCTGCGCGTGGAATCGACGCCGTAG
- a CDS encoding serine/threonine protein kinase has protein sequence MAVASLFEDLLDQYKIEQLIAAKRYTDLFQAYDVDDDRLVRLDVVHAGLAEDSAFAGQFISRARALAQVRHSNIAPILHVGKTTGGAPYVTQAAIDGSPLSHRLEQLAQRTTPVNSIYALKLIRQLADALLLAERLEIFHYDLQPDNVLLKNVTRPTDDSVVLIDLFIPAERPTRTAAPEDTPNAAYLSPEQRAGRAVTAPSHVYSLGAMLYRLLAGHLPGGSVSMGDTVINRTFGRATALERDRGDLSPATYALIDRALRKDPRGRFPTIEAFVVALDDALAAEEVRLGSAAGNRAPADARPRPWIFALLVLALLLAVGAVAARNLVDRAPTAGPAATPTAGQTLVAVVASLTPAATDEPTAIPATTNADEAAPAVQDTTVPEPTVASPSPTPTPTPTAPPTSALPTATLEQPLVRVIFNLVNLRRGPGVGFATMGSVAGGELLEVVARNDDEADLWYLVVTADQRVGWIAEEVVQVTSVEALQDVPVAATIPPAPIILPTATVTPTPTVIAPFTVVPTIDPDDDNGGGEGGGTSEPPPPPTAEPTDIPGEPPTLTPPPLPTVES, from the coding sequence ATGGCAGTAGCGAGTTTGTTCGAAGATCTACTCGATCAATACAAAATAGAACAACTCATCGCCGCGAAGCGTTATACGGACTTGTTTCAGGCCTATGACGTGGATGATGATCGCCTCGTCCGGCTCGACGTGGTGCATGCCGGGTTGGCCGAGGATAGCGCCTTCGCCGGCCAGTTCATTAGCCGCGCCCGCGCCCTGGCCCAGGTGCGCCATTCCAATATCGCCCCCATCCTCCACGTGGGCAAGACGACCGGCGGCGCGCCCTATGTGACCCAGGCGGCCATCGACGGCTCGCCGCTGTCCCACCGTCTGGAGCAGCTTGCCCAACGCACCACGCCTGTCAACTCGATCTATGCCCTCAAGCTGATCCGCCAGTTAGCCGACGCGCTGCTGCTGGCCGAGCGCCTGGAAATCTTTCATTACGACCTGCAACCCGATAACGTCCTGCTGAAAAACGTCACCCGCCCGACCGATGATTCGGTGGTGCTGATCGATCTGTTCATTCCCGCCGAGCGCCCGACCCGCACCGCCGCGCCGGAGGATACGCCCAACGCGGCCTACCTTTCGCCGGAGCAGCGCGCCGGCCGCGCCGTCACCGCGCCTAGCCACGTTTATTCGCTGGGGGCGATGTTGTACCGTTTGCTGGCCGGCCACCTGCCGGGCGGTTCGGTCAGCATGGGCGATACCGTCATCAACCGCACCTTTGGCCGGGCCACGGCCCTGGAGCGCGACCGGGGCGATCTGTCCCCGGCGACCTACGCCCTGATCGACCGCGCGCTGCGCAAAGACCCTCGCGGCCGTTTCCCAACCATCGAAGCCTTTGTGGTTGCTCTCGACGACGCCCTGGCCGCCGAGGAGGTGCGCCTGGGGTCGGCCGCCGGCAACCGCGCGCCGGCCGATGCCCGGCCCCGGCCGTGGATATTCGCGCTGCTCGTGCTGGCCTTGCTCCTGGCCGTGGGCGCGGTGGCGGCGCGTAACCTGGTCGACCGCGCCCCCACCGCCGGGCCGGCCGCCACGCCGACCGCCGGCCAGACGCTAGTGGCCGTTGTGGCCTCTCTGACGCCGGCTGCGACCGACGAACCGACGGCCATCCCCGCCACCACCAACGCTGACGAGGCGGCCCCGGCCGTCCAGGATACGACCGTCCCTGAGCCGACCGTCGCTTCCCCCAGCCCGACGCCCACCCCGACCCCCACCGCGCCCCCCACGTCCGCTCTACCGACGGCGACGCTGGAGCAGCCGCTGGTGCGGGTCATTTTCAATCTAGTCAATCTGCGCCGTGGGCCGGGTGTGGGCTTTGCCACGATGGGCAGCGTGGCCGGCGGCGAATTGCTGGAGGTCGTGGCCCGCAACGATGACGAGGCCGATCTGTGGTATCTGGTGGTCACCGCCGACCAGCGTGTTGGCTGGATCGCCGAGGAAGTGGTGCAGGTCACCTCGGTGGAGGCGCTCCAGGACGTGCCGGTGGCGGCGACGATTCCGCCCGCCCCCATCATCCTGCCCACAGCCACGGTGACGCCCACGCCGACCGTCATAGCCCCGTTTACGGTCGTGCCGACGATCGATCCCGACGATGATAACGGCGGCGGCGAAGGCGGCGGAACCAGCGAGCCGCCCCCACCGCCGACGGCCGAACCGACCGATATACCGGGGGAACCGCCGACACTGACACCGCCGCCCCTTCCGACAGTTGAGTCCTGA